A single region of the Lepus europaeus isolate LE1 chromosome 1, mLepTim1.pri, whole genome shotgun sequence genome encodes:
- the CFAP65 gene encoding cilia- and flagella-associated protein 65, producing MLVQASPGPAMRTRESGDCTRNSGGSCLNGSAMAVPTLDGSSIAVSACSSSGSTQPASPMDTQVCIPKKQDRVKKRIIWGIEVAEELQWKDWELGKETTRNLVLKNLSLKIQKMKYRPPKSKFFFTVIPQPIFLSPGISFTLPIIFRPLEQKEYMDRLWFEKAEGTFFVDLRATLPCHKLTCLPSLQLPMCAVGDTVEAWFDLDNVGDLPTFFTWEFPSPFQMFPATGLLEPGLACQIKVAFQPLVAVIHDAEATCWYGENSRQKCSIQLQAVAKCAQLLVSIRHKQPEDQDAIGFHKVLHFGSVAVGCTAERQIRLHNPSVVNAPFRIEIVPDLLAQDQAFSCPTAQGVVRPGEKKCVSVIFHPEALGTRTVNYFSITPSGCASQTLLKVVGFCRGPAVSLQQYCINFSWINLGERSEQSLWIENQEDCTAHFQFAIDCPESVFSIRPAFGTLLGKARVTLLCTFQPTHPIIYFRRVACLIHHQDPLFLDLIGTCHSDSNKPAILKPQHLTWYRTHLARGLTLYPPHVLCTMLKEKKLEQDQNGALLLPVEDLEDSPAPQYPSVPPMTEYFLDGTGNMAVFPPSVTIEPVEVDFGACLGPEAPNPVPLYLMNHTKGKITVVWTHRPDCPFWVTPDTCDVPPLKSMAMRLHFQPPYSNCLYAVELEAFAVYKVLRSYNNIEEDCTVCPSWCLTVRARGHTYHAAFEHHIPHYSLDAPKLFPAVPSSEPSYRSLLLVNKGPMLLTFALAPRSSADVTLRPTSGLVAPGAHQILLLCAYPKGTTWKQHHLYLQFNSCPQYLKEVVLQSREEPLQLQLDTSQSVFFKPTWVGCSSTSTFTFHNPSRLPMEFEWRVSQQHRKLLAVQPPRGLIQPNESVTLTWVFSPLEETKYLFQVGMWAWEAGLPPSAKPPSTHYLLRLVGLGISSSISAKEKELDFGNMLVGSEESRSLVFGNDGDCTLYYHLHLEQHSPEGDTEDPSVLQLDRTEGSLPPHSQDTVCLTACPKRRGQYSWTLSYSLLSHRDNKAGEKQELSRVTLEAVYPFLSILDVCSMGSAEGITRKHLWRLFSLDTLNSYLERDPTPQELTYKVPTRHSTSQTPPVLTPLKLDFNFGAAPINAPASVVLLTLKNRGVVPVHWSFLFPSDQQMDLELWAEQAEFDCTELHQMRVQDNCIFSISPKAGGLSPGQEEMVQFKYSHIFTGTDRLPVLFKVSHGREILLNFVGVTVSLEQKYVHFTSTSHQFIPVPIGDMLPPRQIYELYNGGSVPVTYEIQTNILSQVQEKNFDHPIFCCLNPKGEIQPGTTARTLWIFSPIEAKTYTVDVPIHILGWNSALIRFQGVGYDPQVMGNTAPFYNISSWDSSSTHSKMLVPGQNVVLSQSHISLGNIPVQSKCSRLLFLNNISKNERIVFAWQPSSVDFGEVSVSPMEGEVAPEETIPLVVTLRASVHASFYSVDLVCKVYRQKLMKRYHKELQEWKDEKLRQEVEFTITDRELKRRFYCTACEPAKKYKTLPPIRSQQSPNRPASWNLQIPKEDSSWPCPKPPPPGLLCLGLTARAHATHCFLANFFSDFPCHFLHRELPKRKAPRQESAMFQEEPPGHKWGPISKQKRQLLEDCLTAIIRGLLEDKNFHEAVDQSLVEQVPYFCQFWNEQSARFAAQKSSLYLMPILSVSSSIGEDGKGKEQENKLGLGRKARGEEEEEGEEEEEELEEEEEEEEEVQEEEELYKEDTEEEETQKEENLTSLGNEPTQQPESGQSLLQQWQQELKAMIKEEQEQDEKEAIRRLQAFANLQEALLENMILNVLVEASRGEVVLTSRPRIIALPPLSAPRYLNPDQVSVHKAEGPRQAAPPRVDSDDAQPQPR from the exons AAGGAGTACATGGACAGGCTGTGGTTTGAGAAAGCCGAGGGGACATTCTTTGTGGACCTGAGGGCCACCCTGCCTTGCCACAAGCTGACCTGCCTGCCATCACTGCAGCTGCCCATGTGTGCTGTAGGGGACACGGTTGAGGCCTGGTTCGACCTGGACAatgtggg ggaccTACCCACCTTCTTCACCTGGGAGTTCCCCAGTCCGTTCCAGATGTTTCCCGCCACGGGGCTCCtggagccaggcctggcctgCCAGATCAAGGTGGCTTTTCAGCCCCTCGTGGCTGTCATCCATGATGCCGAGGCCACGTGCTGGTACGGGGAGAACAGCCGGCAGAAGTGCAGCATCCAGTTGCAAGCTGTGG CCAAGTGCGCCCAGCTGCTGGTGAGCATAAGACATAAGCAACCAGAGGACCAGGATGCCATAGGCTTCCACAAAGTGCTGCACTTTGGCTCCGTGGCTGTGGGCTGCACAGCCGAGCGGCAGATCAGGCTGCATAACCCGTCAGTG GTGAACGCCCCCTTCAGGATTGAAATCGTCCCAGACCTGCTGGCCCAAGACCAGGCCTTCTCATGCCCCACGGCCCAGGGCGTCGTGCGCCCAGGAGAGAAGAAATGCGTGTCGGTGATCTTCCACCCCGAGGCCCTGGGCACCAGAACTGTGAACTACTTCTCCATCACGCCTTCCGGCTGTGCCTCCCAAACCCTGCTCAAGGTCGTGGGCTTCTGTAGAG GTCCCGCCGTGTCCCTGCAGCAGTACTGCATCAACTTTAGCTGGATCAACCTCGGGGAGCGCTCGGAGCAGTCTCTGTGGATTGAGAACCAGGAGGACTGCACTGCCCACTTCCAGTTCGCCATCGACTGTCCGGAGAGTGTCTTCAGCATCAGGCCTGCCTTCGGGACCCTGCTGGGCAAGGCCCGCGTGACCCTGCTATGCACCTTCCAGCCCACTCACCCCATCATCTACTTCCGGCGGGTGGCCTGTCTCATCCACcaccag GACCCTCTGTTCCTGGACCTGATCGGGACCTGCCACTCGGACAGTAATAAGCCAGCCATCCTGAAGCCGCAGCATCTCACCTGGTACCGCACACACCTGGCTCGAGGCCTGACGCTCTACCCCCCTCACGTCCTGTGCACCATGCTGAAGGAGAAGAAGCTAGAGCAGGACCAGAACGGGGCCCTCCTGCTGCCCGTGGAG GACTTGGAGGATTCGCCAGCGCCGCAGTACCCCAGCGTCCCTCCCATGACCGAGTACTTCCTTGACGGCACGGGCAACATGGCCGTCTTTCCCCCATCCGTCACCATAGAGCCCGTTGAAGTGGATTTTGGCGCCTGCCTGGGGCCCGAGGCCCCCAACCCCGTGCCCCTGTACCTGATGAACCACACCAAAGGCAAGATCACCGTGGTCTGGACACACAGGCCTGACTGCCCCTTCTGGGTGACCCCGGACACCTGCGATGTTCCCCCACTCAAGTCCATGGCCATGCGCCTGCACTTCCAGCCGCCTTACTCCAACTGCCTCTACGCCGTGGAGCTAGAAGCCTTCGCCGTCTATAAG GTCCTGCGCAGCTACAACAATATCGAGGAGGACTGCACGGTGTGCCCGTCCTGGTGCCTGACCGTGCGCGCCCGGGGCCACACCTACCATGCCGCCTTCGAGCACCACATCCCCCACTACTCCCTGGACGCCCCCAAG CTCTTCCCCGCGGTGCCCTCCAGCGAGCCCTCCTACCGCAGCCTGCTGCTGGTGAACAAGGGCCCCATGCTGCTGACCTTCGCCCTGGCCCCCAGAAGCAGCGCGGACGTCACCCTGCGGCCCACCTCGGGCCTTGTGGCCCCCGGCGCCCACCAGATCCTCCTGCTCTGTGCCTACCCCAAGGGCACCACCTGGAAGCAACACCACCTCTACCTGCAGTTCAATTCCTGCCCTCAGTACCTGAAG GAGGTGGTCCTGCAGAGCCGAGAGgagcccctgcagctgcagctgGACACCTCCCAGAGCGTGTTCTTCAAGCCCACCTGGGTGGGCTGCTCCTCCACCAGCACCTTCACCTTCCACAACCCCTCGCGTCTGCCCATGGAGTTTGAGTGGAGGGTCTCGCAGCAGCACCGGAAGCTGTTGGCTGTCCAGCCACCCAGGGGACTCATCCAGCCCAATGAGAGCGTG ACACTGACATGGGTGTTCAGCCCTTTGGAGGAGACCAAGTACCTGTTCCAAGTGGGGATGTGGGCCTGGGAAGCTGGCCTGCCCCCCAGCGCCAAGCCCCCCAGCACCCACTACCTGCTGCGGCTGGTGGGCCTGGGCATCTCCAGCagcatctct GCAAAGGAGAAGGAGCTGGACTTTGGGAACATGCTGGTGGGCAGCGAGGAGAGCAGATCCCTGGTGTTCGGGAATGATGGCGACTGCACCCTCTATTACCACCTGCACCTGGAGCAGCACAGCCCAGAGGGCGACACCGAAGACCCCTCTG TTCTGCAGCTGGACCGGACGGAGGGCAGCCTGCCGCCCCACTCCCAGGATACCGTCTGCCTGACTGCCTGCCCCAAGCGCCGGGGCCAGTACTCTTGGACTCTCAGCTACTCCCTGCTCTCCCACAGAG ATAACAAGGCTGGGGAGAAGCAGGAGCTGAGTCGGGTCACCCTGGAGGCCGTGTACCCCTTTCTCTCCATCCTGGATGTGTGCTCCATGGGCAGTGCCGAGGGCATCACCCGCAAACACCTGTGGCGCCTCTTCTCCCTGGACACGCTCAACAGTTACTTGGAGCGCgaccccaccccccaggagcTCACCTACAAGGTGCCCACTCGGCACAG caCAAGCCAGACGCCCCCGGTCCTCACCCCTTTGAAGCTTGACTTCAATTTTGGGGCGGCACCGATCAATGCCCCTGCCTCCGTGGTGCTCCTGACCCTGAAGAACAGAGGCGTGGTGCCCGTGCACTG GTCCTTCCTCTTCCCAAGCGACCAGCAGATGGACCTGGAGCTATGGGCGGAGCAAGCAGAATTTGACTGCACTGAGCTCCACCAAATGCGTGTGCAGGACAACTGCATCTTCTCCATCAGCCCCAAGGCAGGGGGCCTGAGTCCTGGGCAGGAGGAGATGGTGCAGTTCAAATACAg CCACATATTCACTGGCACTGACCGCCTCCCGGTGCTCTTCAAGGTGTCCCATGGCCGGGAGATCCTG CTAAATTTTGTAGGTGTGACAGTGAGCCTGGAGCAGAAGTACGTGCACTTCACCTCCACCAGCCACCAGTTCATCCCCGTCCCCATCGGAGACATGCTGCCTCCACGGCAG ATTTATGAGCTCTATAACGGTGGCTCGGTGCCCGTGACGTACGAGATCCAGACCAACATCCTGTCACAGGTGCAGGAAAAGAATTTTGATCaccccatcttctgttgcctcaaCCCCAAAGGGGAGATCCAGCCAGGCACCACTGCGCGGACCCTGTGGATATTCTCACCCATTGAGGCCAAGACCTACACT GTGGATGTGCCCATACACATCCTAGGATGGAACTCAGCCCTCATCCGCTTCCAGGGAGTGGGCTATGACCCCCAGGTCATGGGCAACACAGCTCCATTCTACAACATCTCCTCTTGGGACAGCAGTTCCACACACTCTAAGATGTTGGTTCCCGGGCAG AATGTCGTCCTGTCCCAGTCTCACATCTCCCTGGGCAACATCCCTGTGCAAAGCAAGTGCAGCCGCTTGCTTTTCCTCAACAACATCTCCAAGAACGAGAGAATCGTCTTTGCCTGGCAGCCAAGTTCTGTGGACTTTGGGGAG GTCTCCGTGAGTCCCATGGAAGGAGAGGTGGCTCCCGAAGAGACAATCCCACTCGTGGTAACGTTGAGAGCCTCAGTGCATGCCAGCTTCTACAGCGTAGACCTGGTATGCAAG GTGTACCGGCAGAAGCTCATGAAGCGGTACCACAAGGAGCTACAGGAGTGGAAGGATGAGAAGCTGCGGCAGGAAGTGGAGTTCACCATCACAGACAGAGAACTGAAG AGAAGGTTCTATTGCACAGCCTGTGAGCCTGCAAAGAAGTACAAG ACGCTGCCACCCATCAGGAGCCAGCAGTCTCCCAACCGGCCTGCCAGCTGGAACCTGCAGATCCCAAAGGAGGACTCGTCCTGGCCGTGCCCCAAGCCACCCCCGCCAGGCTTGCTGTGCCTGGGCCTCACCGCccgggcccatgccacccactgCTTCCTGGCCAACTTCTTCTCAGACTTTCCCTGCCACTTCTTGCACAG GGAGCTGCCAAAGAGGAAGGCCCCCAGGCAGGAGTCCGCGATGTTCCAGGAAGAACCCCCTGGCCACAAGTGGGGTCCCATCTCCAAGCAGAAGCGGCAGCTCCTGGAGGACTGTCTCACTGCCATCATCAG GGGCCTGCTGGAAGACAAGAACTTCCACGAAGCTGTGGACCAAAGCCTGGTGGAGCAGGTGCCTTACTTCTGCCAGTTCTGGAATGAGCAGTCAGCCAGGTTTGCGGCCCAGAAGAGCAGCCTGTACTTGATGCCAATCCTGTCTGTGTCCTCCAGCATCGGGGAGGATGGGAAAGGCAAGGAGCAGGAGAACaaactggggctggggaggaaggccaggggggaggaagaggaggagggcgaagaggaagaggaggagctggaggaggaagaggaggaagaggaggaggtacaggaggaggaggagttgtaCAAGGAGGAcacggaggaggaggagacacagaAGGAAGAAAACTTGACCTCGCTGGGGAATGAGCCCACGCAGCAGCCCGAGTCGGGGCAGTCCCTTCTACAGCAGTGGCAGCAGGAGCTGAAGGCCATGATCAaagaggagcaagagcaggatGAGAAGGAAGCTATCAGGAG GCTGCAGGCTTTCGCCAACCTGCAGGAGGCGCTGCTAGAGAACATGATCTTGAACGTCCTTGTGGAGGCGAGCCGAGGAGAAGTGGTGCTCACCTCGCGGCCGCGCATCATCGCCCTGCCGCCGCTCAGTGCGCCCAG GTATCTGAACCCGGACCAGGTGTCAGTGCACAAAGCGGAGGGACCCCGCCAGGCGGCGCCACCTCGTGTGGACTCTGACgacgcccagccccagccccgctaA